In one window of Scyliorhinus canicula chromosome 17, sScyCan1.1, whole genome shotgun sequence DNA:
- the amer1 gene encoding APC membrane recruitment protein 1: MHLCIGTVAMETDSKEETAGTKALSAGRGELARGNQAQGAAVRAPSECTDATDAEQSSGKLKKTAFKLFGGRKNICTLPSFFTIKNKGQVKGPSKKGIAKSKTHSGISEVVLDINQKEGSDTGWSGYTDSSSCNSAAARSLCGSKSEHSVLDINVNSDFYKVESLRSENSECFSQKQSTDKTSSVRRSKKGLRGLFNSIRRHKKNKAVDSAKGDPLDSNHAAADFAHTEQMTAGEEGVRADVKKGLVELNLKPSYKMNHSGTGDFIDKIGTVNSTSSLSESCATKTEKTLKNKRNDFETSGAEVRKVSPVEIKTLNGKTGAAVLKMDSSFGSMPDIVKPNCIDHDPPSVHSFDQISLIFGDVTSLKSFDSLTGCGDITADHDDDSIAESMVSGERGRTAGKRSSCLVTYQGGGEEMATPDEVDDEYLKALWDKATGAVTLYDSSQNIAEDGGECPRSPSDVEHSALHINLADPCVLRSITDSAINSSELVTPQSDHQESAPNSDEGYYDSTTPGHDEEGADSISQSQNERLPRDSYSGDALYELLVEQNDSLMNSPPSEKQSLETKSPFRTSFTSILNFSVQEDINVSCIPSKQSVLLTSGEEKFAFIREDKNQLAHMQQLTCWESDEKTALKKGLAFQERDMFFGDVRNTELSNTAAEAVSTVAKSQQAGLCIEPLVSHGLSRSGKVKDDYVPDRADEQNWTDLQESSCLKEANNKHIGSRPSVCGSYSVTKLHNKMPGAKCMQEYKSEKCNKWRQQMKDGENRGMKNLVLENTNVQGAVEDSCRNCFAYNRAEKTEEKCEQAINYSQALVEFTANRKLYPNLSNSLGSSDSSSQFTQDIHALPAMVTFDVVDVENEGECDQQSEMVTDEDISASCEAFDDSYMEKDLYHNCDDGMFHMCTQNSFHSNCWGVASLPRHVSLYKLSPSLPAPLSLNRRSRSLDTDSLESELIDLYVSKVTTASKSAPQSPDVLQYEQDGKKGSASHWFGKRTGQAVCLETQETAHISNRLGQQLAQYKQEPLSSDKRSTASKSLCLTDTNSGTQHTDMSILCKSNSVKLTAQNQSTAKRHLEPVINNKMPHNPRKLVRPSHLPLQNDSCVLQAGTVSFNSLRENTNGKQAYVSSSLNERQEVDFSKTSPMIQYSDSGSELDGKGYRAVGLSRALSPFCSKAESLKYAMDLTGLYTTANSSMFKGRSDLRVKLPVGWNKNTTTMDV, from the coding sequence ATGCACCTGTGTATAGGCACAGTTGCCATGGAAACTGACAGCAAGGAAGAGACAGCTGGAACAAAGGCTTTGTCTGCGGGCCGTGGGGAACTTGCCAGAGGGAACCAGGCCCAGGGAGCAGCTGTGCGAGCACCATCAGAGTGTACTGATGCCACTGATGCTGAGCAGTCTTCTGGGAAGCTTAAGAAAACGGCATTCAAACTGTTTGGAGGAAGGAAGAACATTTGCACACTGCCTAGCTTTTTCACaataaagaacaaaggacaagtaAAGGGACCCTCCAAAAAAGGAATTGCCAAAAGCAAAACTCACAGTGGCATAAGTGAAGTGGTGTTGGACATCAACCAGAAGGAAGGATCTGATACTGGATGGAGTGGATATACTGATTCATCTAGTTGCAACTCTGCTGCAGCAAGAAGCTTATGTGGCTCTAAAAGTGAGCACTCAGTACTTGATATCAATGTAAACTCTGATTTCTATAAAGTTGAGTCACTACGGTCAGAGAACTCTGAATGTTTTTCTCAGAAACAGAGTACTGACAAGACCTCGAGTGTGCGGAGATCAAAGAAGGGACTGAGGGGCCTGTTTAATAGTATCAGGCGTCACAAAAAGAATAAAGCTGTTGATTCTGCTAAAGGAGATCCCCTGGACAGCAACCATGCTGCTGCTGATTTTGCACATACGGAACAAATGACAGCGGGAGAGGAGGGAGTACGGGCTGATGTTAAAAAGGGCTTGGTGGAGTTAAACCTAAAGCCTTCATATAAAATGAACCATTCAGGGACTGGTGATTTTATAGATAAAATTGGGACTGTAAATAGTACAAGTTCTTTGTCTGAATCATGTGCTACTAAAACAGAAAAAACACTGAAAAATAAGAGAAATGACTTTGAGACATCTGGTGCAGAGGTAAGAAAAGTAAGCCCTGTTGAAATTAAGACATTAAATGGGAAGACAGGTGCTGCTGTTCTTAAAATGGACTCTAGTTTTGGTAGTATGCCAGATATTGTAAAACCTAATTGCATCGACCATGATCCACCATCAGTGCATTCTTTTGATCAAATCAGCTTGATTTTTGGTGACGTGACCTCGCTGAAGAGCTTTGATTCACTAACAGGCTGTGGGGATATTACTGCTGACCATGATGATGATAGTATTGCTGAAAGTATGGTGTCTGGTGAGAGGGGAAGAACAGCTGGGAAACGAAGTTCATGTTTGGTTACTTACCAGGGTGGCGGCGAAGAAATGGCTACTCCGGATGAAGTGGATGATGAATATCTTAAAGCACTGTGGGATAAAGCAACAGGGGCAGTGACGCTCTACGACAGCAGTCAGAATATAGCTGAGGACGGAGGTGAGTGTCCAAGATCCCCCAGTGACGTTGAGCACTCTGCCTTGCATATCAATCTGGCAGATCCTTGTgttctgaggagcatcactgataGTGCAATCAACAGCAGTGAACTGGTGACACCTCAGAGTGACCACCAGGAATCAGCACCAAATAGTGACGAAGGTTATTACGACTCCACCACCCCAGGCCATGATGAAGAAGGGGCAGATAGCATCAGCCAAAGCCAAAATGAACGGCTTCCAAGGGATAGCTACAGTGGGGATGCCTTATATGAACTGCTTGTTGAACAGAATGATAGCCTCATGAATTCCCCACCGAGTGAAAAGCAGTCCTTAGAAACAAAGTCACCTTTCCGAACCTCCTTTACATCGATTTTAAATTTCTCTGTGCAAGAAGATATAAATGTTTCTTGTATTCCAAGCAAACAAAGTGTATTGCTTACTTCAGGAGAAgagaaatttgcttttattcgGGAAGACAAAAACCAATTAGCCCACATGCAGCAGTTGACCTGTTGGGAATCAGATGAAAAGACAGCACTCAAAAAAGGCTTGGCCTTTCAAGAAAGGGATATGTTTTTTGGTGATGTGCGCAATACTGAACTTAGTAACACTGCTGCAGAAGCTGTCAGTACTGTTGCCAAAAGCCAACAAGCTGGTTTGTGCATAGAGCCACTTGTTTCACATGGTCTGAGCAGAAGTGGGAAGGTGAAAGATGATTACGTGCCAGACAGAGCTGATGAGCAGAATTGGACAGATCTACAGGAATCTAGCTGCCTAAAAGAAGCCAATAATAAACATATTGGGAGCCGGCCAAGTGTGTGTGGAAGCTACAGCGTTACAAAGCTTCACAATAAGATGCCAGGGGCCAAATGCATGCAAGAATATAAAAGTGAAAAGTGTAATAAATGGAGACAACAAATGAAAGATGGTGAGAATCGTGGTATGAAGAATTTAGTTTTGGAAAATACAAATGTCCAAGGAGCAGTTGAAGATTCATGCAGAAATTGTTTTGCCTATAATAGAGCAGAAAAGACAGAGGAGAAATGTGAACAAGCTATCAATTACTCACAGGCTTTAGTTGAATTCACAGCAAATAGAAAACTTTATCCCAATCTCTCTAATAGCCTTGGGAGTTCTGATTCGAGTTCTCAATTTACACAGGATATACATGCTCTTCCAGCGATGGTAACATTTGATGTTGTCGATGTTGAGAATGAGGGGGAATGTGACCAGCAAAGTGAAATGGTCACCGATGAGGACATTTCTGCATCTTGTGAGGCCTTTGATGACAGTTACATGGAGAAAGATCTTTATCACAACTGTGATGACGGAATGTTTCATATGTGCACCCAGAATTCCTTCCATAGCAATTGCTGGGGTGTTGCCAGTCTTCCACGCCATGTTAGCCTTTATAAATTAAGTCCATCGTTGCCAGCTCCGTTATCCCTTAACAGAAGGAGCAGGTCCCTTGACACTGACAGCTTGGAATCTGAACTCATTGATTTGTATGTGTCAAAGGTCACTACAGCATCAAAGAGCGCACCACAGTCTCCTGATGTTCTTCAGTATGAACAGGATGGTAAGAAAGGATCTGCTTCCCATTGGTTTGGCAAAAGAACTGGTCAAGCAGTTTGTTTGGAAACCCAGGAGACTGCACACATTTCAAATCGCCTGGGGCAGCAACTCGCACAATACAAGCAAGAGCCTTTGTCTTCAGATAAGAGAAGCACTGCATCCAAATCTTTATGCCTTACGGATACAaattcaggcacccagcacactgaTATGAGTATACTCTGTAAATCTAATTCTGTTAAACTGACAGCTCAGAACCAGTCTACTGCTAAAAGGCACCTGGAACCTGTGATTAACAATAAGATGCCTCACAATCCTAGAAAGTTGGTCAGACCCTCCCATCTACCATTGCAAAATGACAGTTGTGTGTTACAGGCAGGGACTGTTTCTTTTAATTCTTTAAGAGAAAACACTAATGGCAAGCAGGCATATGTTTCATCTTCATTAAATGAAAGACAGGAGGTTGATTTTTCCAAAACTTCACCCATGATTCAGTACTCTGATTCTGGGTCTGAACTTGATGGTAAAGGATACAGGGCTGTTGGGTTATCTCGGGCTTTATCTCCATTTTGCTCTAAAGCAGAAAGTTTGAAATATGCCATGGATCTGACTGGACTGTACACAACTGCCAACAGTAGCATGTTTAAAGGGAGAAGTGACCTCAGAGTGAAACTTCCTGTTGGGTGGAATAAAAATACCACTACAATGGATGTGTAG